Proteins found in one Oncorhynchus mykiss isolate Arlee chromosome 17, USDA_OmykA_1.1, whole genome shotgun sequence genomic segment:
- the atf7ip gene encoding activating transcription factor 7-interacting protein 1 isoform X5, producing MLKQMEQSNLSPPHPPAFFFLPLLLLVPSINTAEKIARKTSVQRKAYFSRLLLFKVIGSFGVKSMIGNLQVKMEVAVAEEKKKIFRARKTMKISDRQQLESLHSTLSSPVPPLSNSNSSSPPPRSPLTNGTHTEDAQRGADREQNDVAVTSRSTTPVPPTSLTSPSPPLALSLSLSPSPPTSESPKAKEDATPSPSSPFHNLNDVLKKMEEEGKKKECSTAPSNKDKEGKDTEMEVAKTDEKEEKAPETEKEETCTTTGKSHEDQAPMDQYPLDSPFSPVSLATSDKESGKEKRTEQKEDTVAMETETDTDKDHTETKASETSTSTEERPSSPKAATMASPVRTPSPSAAPEPDQDIKEEVVKKGEKKKDNSQKEKEGVMKEEKMEVVSVKKEVKKEKQNSDGCSTSSLASSTSTSTSDKGVKVKEEKSSSSGQKRPLLEGDEKDGGKVERDGKRQKVQGVELEAQLELKITAKGGSRLKLEKVLQKMVEERLRALQLTVFDQGLQELKDRVEKIDCATKHQSTLNTLQAKIARLAKKFGEANQASENKRKQEALTSPVAKTAPATNTIPTQRPVAAVVKQPMTSPVSTNHTLSPVKQAKPVPTTTTATAMVTQGSILQLIPTSSSSASLCTVTSQSGPTGTLLLKTTSGSNVVGQNGQPLLIQLPLSAMANGGAGTLVNIPVSSFAAANSLNKAKTTTPTTTYILKAGPTTSTMAGPTTSTMALQPISSTTQLSPAMSPAQMTLARAVYQGGTGGISTPSAGMSVTTARVPVQASSGPAATGSAAPGPPSGTAMTSKTDNQATSSTPTKTGARPKGSFIDLTEEEEEEDDDVLVTGVRKAITTAVSSSSVTQRSTGPPPLISTPSGTTSRASPQQSVGGPHLTVHYRPPLMPLSNKERAARHRQKINADPVAREERLARRKARYCFHGFMLLSATE from the exons ATGCTGAAACAGATGGAACAGTCCAACCTTAGTCCCCCTCACCCTCCTGCTTTTTTCTTCCTCCCTCTGCTGTTGCTAGTTCCCTCAATCAACACAGCCGAAAAAATAGCGCGCAAGACCTCTGTCCAACGGAAGGCCTACTTCTCCAGACTACTCCTGTTCAAG gTTATTGGATCCTTTGGTGTCAAATCCATGATCGGAAACCTCCAG GTTAAAATGGAAGTTGCTGTggcagaagagaagaagaagatattCCGAGCCAGGAAAACCATGAAGATAAGCGACCGCCAGCAACTggagtctctccacagcacattGTCGTCCCCCGTCCCGCCCCTGTCCAATTCCAATTCCAGCTCTCCCCCTCCCCGTAGCCCACTGACGAACGGTACGCACACAGAGGATGCACAGAGGGGGGCAGACAGAGAGCAAAACGACGTTGCGGTGACGTCTCGTTCCACAACCCCAGTCCCCCCTACCTCCCTgacctctccatcccctccccttGCTCTGTCCCTATCGTTGTCTCCCTCCCCACCAACCTCCGAAAGCCCCAAAGCCAAGGAAGATGCCACTCCCTCCCCCTCATCGCCATTCCACAACCTTAACGACGTGCTGAaaaagatggaggaagagggaaagaAAAAGGAGTGTTCCACGGCCCCTTCCAATAAGGACAAGGAAGGAAAGGATACAGAGATGGAGGTGGCAAAGACGGACGAGAAAGAAGAGAAAGCAcctgagacagagaaagag GAGACCTGCACTACAACTGGAAAGAGCCATGAGGACCAAGCCCCTATGGATCAGTATCCTCTGGACTCTCCGTTCTCTCCCGTCTCGCTCGCCACGTCTGACAAAGAGTCTGGGAAGGAAAAGAGGACAGAGCAGAAAGAAGACACCGTGGCCATGGAAACGGAAACGGATACAGACAAGGACCATACAGAGACCAAGGCCTCTGAGACCTCCACTTCCACGGAAGAGAGACCTTCCTCCCCCAAGGCCGCTACCATGGCCTCCCCTGTCCgcaccccctccccctctgctGCCCCTGAGCCGGATCAGGACATCAAAGAAGAGGTGGTGaagaagggagagaagaagaaagacaaTAGTcagaaagagaaggaaggagtAATGAAGGAGGAAAAGATGGAGGTAGTTTCTGTGAAAAAGGAGGTGAAAAAGGAGAAACAGAATTCTGACGGGTGTTCTACCTCATCTcttgcctcctccacctctacatCCACAAGTGACAAAG GGGTGAAGGTGAAGGAGGAAAAGAGCTCCTCTTCTGGACAGAAGCGtcccctgttggaaggtgacgagaaggatggagggaaggtTGAAAGAGACGGGAAGAGGCAGAAGGTGCAGGGCGTGGAGTTGGAAGCTCAGCTCGAGTTGAAAATCACTGCGAAAGGTGGCAGTCGCCTAAAACTTGAAAAG GTTCTGCAGAAAATGGTTGAGGAGCGGTTGAGGGCGCTGCAGCTCACCGTCTTCGACCAAGGTTTACAGGAGCTAAAAGACCGGGTAGAAAAGATTGATTGTGCCACAAAACACCAGAGCACCCTTAACACACTACAG GCCAAGATTGCTAGATTAGCAAAGAAATTCGGAGAAGCCAACCAGGCCTCggagaacaaaagaaaacaggaG GCGCTAACGTCCCCTGTTGCCAAGACTGCACCTGCTACAAACACCATTCCGACACAACG GCCAGTAGCAGCTGTCGTAAAGCAGCCCATGACCAGCCCAGTCTCTACCAACCATACAC TTTCTCCGGTGAAGCAGGCCAAACCTGTCCCCACTACCACTACGGCCACTGCCATGGTAACACAGGGCTCCATTCTGCAGCTGATCCCCACCTCCTCTAGCTCCGCCTCCCTGTGCACCGTCACCTCCCAAAGCGGCCCCACCGGCACCCTGCTCCTCAAGACCACCTCGGGCTCCAACGTGGTGGGCCAGAATGGCCAGCCGCTCCTCATCCAGCTGCCTCTCTCTGCCATGGCCAACGGCGGGGCGGGAACCCTGGTCAACATCCCTGTGTCCTCCTTCGCCGCAGCCAACTCGCTCAACAAGGCCAAGACCACTACTCCCACCACTACCTATATCCTCAAGGCCGgccccaccacctccaccatggccggccccaccacctccaccatggccTTGCAGCCCATCTCCTCCACCACACAGCTCTCCCCAGCCATGTCCCCAGCCCAGATGACCCTGGCTCGGGCTGTGTACCAGGGGGGCACTGGGGGGATCAGTACGCCCAGTGCTGGGATGTCAGTGACCACAGCCAGGGTCCCTGTTCAGGCGTCCTCTGGTCCAGCCGCTACGGGCTCGGCAGCTCCAGGACCTCCTTCGGGGACGGCTATGACGTCAAAGACAG ATAACCAAGCAACAAGCTCTACTCCAACCAAAACGGGGGCTCGACCCAAAGGCTCCTTCATAGACctcactgaggaggaggaggaggaggatgatgatgtgcTAG TGACTGGTGTGAGGAAGGCCATTACGACTGCGGTATCGTCCTCTTCAGTTACCCAGCGATCTACTGGACCTCCTCCGCTGATCAGCACTCCTAGTG